From a single Papaver somniferum cultivar HN1 unplaced genomic scaffold, ASM357369v1 unplaced-scaffold_19, whole genome shotgun sequence genomic region:
- the LOC113338973 gene encoding N-carbamoylputrescine amidase, with amino-acid sequence MDGSRMVTVSALQFACSDDINTNVDKAERLVRDAHKKGANIILIQELFEGYYFCQAQREDFFLRAKPYKGHPTIIRMQKLAKELGVVIPVSFFEEANNAHYNSIAIIDADGTDLGLYRKSHIPDGPGYQEKFYFNPGDTGFKVFQTKFAKIGVAICWDQWFPEAARAMVLQGAEILFYPTAIGSEPQDQGLDSSDHWKRVMQGHAGANVVPLVACNRIGKEIIKTEHGDSAITFYGNSFIAGPTGEIVASANAVDEDILVAEFDLDKIKLKRQSWGVFRDRRPELYKVLLTLDGQIPPS; translated from the exons ATGGACGGAAGCAGAATGGTGACGGTCTCAGCTCTGCAATTCGCTTGCTCAGATGATATCAACACTAACGTCGATAAAGCTGAAAG ATTGGTTAGGGATGCTCACAAAAAGGGTGCAAACATCATTCTTATCCAG GAATTATTCGAAGGATATTATTTCTGTCAAGCGCAGAGGGAAGATTTCTTTCTACGAGCAAAGCCTTATAAAGGGCACCCTACAATCATAAG GATGCAAAAGCTTGCGAAGGAGTTGGGAGTGGTGATTCCTGTAAGCTTTTTTGAGGAGGCTAACAATGCCCATTACAATTCAATTGCTATTATTGATGCTGATGGCACAGATCTTGGATTGTATAGGAAGTCCCATATCCCTGATGGACCAG GTTACCAAGAAAAGTTCTACTTCAATCCTGGTGACACTGGCTTTAAG GTCTTTCAAACTAAGTTTGCGAAAATTGGAGTTG CTATTTGCTGGGATCAGTGGTTTCCTGAGGCTGCACGAGCTATGGTTCTTCAAGGCGCGGAGATATTGTTCTACCCTACCGCTATTGGTTCTGAACCACAAGATCAAGGACTTGATTCCTCTGATCATTGGAAACGAGTAATGCAAGGGCACGCTGGGGCTAATGTG GTGCCTTTGGTAGCCTGTAACCGCATTGGAAAGGAGATAATAAAGACAGAACATGGAGACAGTGCAATCACGTTTTATGGAAACTCATTCATAGCAG GACCCACTGGAGAAATTGTTGCTAGTGCCAATGCCGTTGATGAAGACATTCTTGTGGCAGAATTTGATCTCGATAAGATCAAATTGAAGAGACAAAGTTGGGGAGTCTTTCGGGATCGCCGTCCAGAGCTTTACAAAGTGCTTCTAACATTAGATGGTCAGATCCCCCCATCCTGA
- the LOC113338767 gene encoding uncharacterized protein LOC113338767 yields MASCGSLQQIFEGPLPKNPTLIESLSWNQIKPMRKPTEISSFSEMIGELNFEDNSSPPPPPPSTLFPSPPPSSSASCNKNLNPIFDQLNNEQLEEKNNLLPSCSFLGGGANKNREYMDNGGSKISSAGGYQSKKNLQMCTEGLGVESFDCIEEEKKDDSENQEKNRSKLGHHISSSSSHIMGHEFRRLSRTGARKFPPPISSIGISGKPGVSFRSFRKDGRFVLKEIRIPTQEFLHASREDGRLKLNFVHPQRRILEEQKEEDTESSCIDDEHEETKDVTDE; encoded by the coding sequence ATGGCTTCGTGTGGTAGTCTTCAACAAATCTTTGAAGGCCCATTACCGAAAAACCCAACACTCATTGAATCTTTATCATGGAATCAGATCAAACCCATGAGAAAACCTACTGAAATTTCATCTTTTTCTGAGATGATTGGCGAACTTAACTTTGAAGATAACtcatctcctcctcctcctcctccatctACATTatttccatcaccaccaccatcttcttctgcttcttgTAACAAGAATCTAAATCCGATTTTTGATCAACTTAATAATGAACAGCTTGAAGAAAAGAATAACTTGTTACCATCGTGTTCTTTCCTGGGTGGTGGTGCGAATAAGAATCGTGAATATATGGATAATGGTGGTTCAAAGATTAGCAGCGCTGGTGGTTATCAATCTAAGAAGAATCTCCAGATGTGCACAGAAGGACTTGGAGTAGAAAGCTTTGATTGtatcgaagaagagaagaaagatgatTCAGAAAACCAGGAAAAGAATAGGAGTAAATTAGGTCATcatatatcatcatcatcatctcacATTATGGGACATGAGTTTAGGAGATTATCAAGAACAGGTGCCAGGAAATTCCCTCCTCCTATTTCTTCTATAGGGATAAGTGGAAAACCTGGGGTTAGCTTTAGATCTTTCAGGAAAGACGGGCGTTTTGTTCTCAAAGAGATCAGAATCCCGACTCAAGAATTTCTTCATGCAAGTAGAGAAGATGGTCGCTTAAAGCTCAACTTCGTTCATCCACAGCGACGAATTCTTGAAgagcaaaaagaagaagatacaGAAAGTAGTTGCATAGACGATGAGCACGAAGAAACGAAAGATGTAACAGATGAATAG